One stretch of Schlesneria sp. DSM 10557 DNA includes these proteins:
- a CDS encoding UdgX family uracil-DNA binding protein (This protein belongs to the uracil DNA glycosylase superfamily, members of which act in excision repair of DNA. However, it belongs more specifically to UdgX branch, whose founding member was found to bind uracil in DNA (where it does not belong), without cleaving it, appears to promote DNA repair by a pathway involving RecA, rather than base excision.): MYSFVVQSFAEWRSCSRALLNAQVPPDQVIFRDSPVQATLFDDESAGEQSWSALVRVPARGHKVPQAFLDLAHAVSCHRDTDRFQLLYRLLWRLTTNEARLMEVITDDDVHRLHQMEKAVRRDSHKMKAFVRFRKLVTPEGEQFVAWHRPDHRVVRLVSPFFSRRFPAMNWTILTPDESVSWDQKELRYGPGCSRDHAPDGDELEDLWLTYYGSIFNPARIKVKTMIREMPVRHWATLPEATIIDDLLNDAPRRVAEMIARQEGHARSARDYLPAHQTLKSLREAAKTCRGCDLYCEATQTVFGEGPADARIVLVGEQPGDQEDLAGRPFVGPAGHVLDDALQQAGMDRSEVYLTNAVKHFKFEPTEKRRLHKKPSARESSACRPWVDAELRLIKPKVLVCLGATAAHSLIGPGFSVTRQRGQFVRSDWCEHTLATYHPSAILRSLQSESLRKLLIDDLKAAKHQADNS; this comes from the coding sequence ATGTACTCGTTCGTTGTTCAGAGTTTCGCAGAGTGGAGAAGTTGCTCCCGAGCATTACTGAATGCTCAGGTCCCGCCGGATCAGGTCATTTTTCGTGACAGTCCTGTCCAGGCGACCCTGTTCGATGACGAGTCAGCCGGGGAACAGTCGTGGAGCGCTCTGGTGCGAGTGCCCGCGCGGGGACATAAAGTGCCGCAGGCCTTTCTCGATTTGGCCCATGCCGTCAGTTGTCATCGGGACACGGATCGCTTTCAGTTGCTGTACCGTCTGCTGTGGCGACTGACGACGAACGAGGCTCGCTTGATGGAAGTGATCACGGATGATGATGTTCATCGGCTGCATCAGATGGAGAAAGCGGTTCGCCGTGACTCGCACAAGATGAAGGCCTTCGTCCGCTTCCGAAAGCTGGTGACACCAGAGGGTGAGCAGTTCGTTGCCTGGCATCGGCCTGACCATCGGGTTGTGCGACTCGTCTCGCCCTTTTTCTCGCGGAGATTTCCCGCGATGAACTGGACGATTCTAACCCCGGACGAGTCTGTCTCGTGGGACCAGAAAGAACTGCGATATGGCCCAGGGTGCTCGCGCGATCACGCACCGGACGGGGATGAACTGGAAGATTTGTGGCTGACGTATTACGGATCGATTTTCAATCCCGCGCGAATCAAGGTGAAGACCATGATCAGGGAAATGCCCGTTCGACACTGGGCCACGCTGCCCGAGGCGACGATCATCGATGACCTGCTGAACGATGCCCCTCGTCGAGTCGCCGAGATGATCGCTCGTCAGGAAGGCCATGCGCGATCCGCGCGTGACTATCTTCCTGCGCACCAGACGCTGAAGTCATTGCGAGAGGCTGCCAAGACCTGTCGCGGCTGCGATTTGTACTGCGAGGCAACTCAAACAGTCTTCGGAGAGGGGCCGGCTGACGCCCGTATCGTCCTGGTTGGCGAACAGCCTGGTGATCAGGAGGACCTCGCCGGGCGGCCCTTCGTGGGGCCAGCGGGGCATGTACTGGACGACGCTTTGCAGCAGGCGGGAATGGACAGATCGGAAGTCTACCTCACCAACGCGGTGAAGCATTTCAAGTTTGAACCGACCGAGAAGAGACGTCTGCACAAAAAGCCGTCAGCGCGTGAGTCATCCGCCTGCAGGCCTTGGGTCGATGCCGAACTGAGGCTGATCAAACCTAAAGTCCTGGTCTGTCTGGGCGCGACCGCCGCTCATTCGTTGATCGGCCCGGGATTCAGCGTGACCCGTCAGCGAGGCCAGTTCGTCCGTTCCGACTGGTGCGAACACACCCTCGCAACGTATCACCCTTCTGCCATCCTCAGAAGTCTGCAGTCTGAGTCTCTGCGTAAATTGCTGATTGACGATTTGAAAGCGGCCAAACATCAGGCTGACAACTCATGA
- a CDS encoding putative DNA modification/repair radical SAM protein, with the protein MDIQEKLSILADAAKYDASCASSGSKGTRAGSRLGSTEGMGICHSYTPDGRCVSLLKILLTNYCIYDCQYCVNRVTSETRRARFTVDEIVRLTIEFYQRNYIEGLFLSSGIIQNPDYTMEQLALVAKSLRVEHQFGGYIHLKSIPGASENLLEEAGRWADRLSVNIELPTPADLQALAPEKKPPEITDAMDAIKQRLDQYQSDRQAGFKVARFAPAGQSTQMIVGATATPDLEILKTASGLYNQQKLRRVYYSAYSPIPHADARLPGMSPPLVREHRLYQADWLMRFYGFGSSELVAESDGNLSLEIDPKLAWALAHREMFPIDVNRAEREMLLRIPGIGARNVDRILRLRRHHAIRVSDLKKLRVAWNRTASFVQTIDHNPALKQLDAQGLKDRFKPREKQLLLFDTGQSALDGEF; encoded by the coding sequence ATGGATATACAGGAAAAACTTTCGATCCTGGCTGATGCGGCCAAGTACGATGCGTCCTGCGCGAGCAGCGGATCGAAGGGAACGCGCGCGGGAAGTCGGCTGGGCAGCACTGAGGGGATGGGGATTTGTCACAGCTATACGCCGGACGGTCGCTGTGTCTCGTTGCTGAAGATTCTGCTGACCAATTACTGTATCTACGACTGTCAGTACTGCGTGAATCGGGTGACGAGCGAGACGCGGCGGGCTCGCTTTACCGTGGACGAAATTGTCCGTCTGACGATCGAATTCTATCAACGGAATTACATCGAAGGGCTCTTCCTGAGTTCGGGGATTATCCAGAATCCGGATTACACGATGGAGCAACTGGCGCTGGTTGCCAAGTCGCTCCGCGTCGAGCACCAGTTTGGTGGATACATTCACCTGAAATCGATCCCGGGAGCGTCGGAAAATCTGCTCGAAGAAGCGGGGCGTTGGGCGGACCGCTTAAGTGTGAATATCGAGTTGCCGACCCCCGCCGATCTGCAGGCCCTCGCTCCAGAGAAGAAACCGCCTGAAATTACCGACGCGATGGATGCGATCAAGCAGCGTTTGGATCAGTACCAGTCTGATCGCCAGGCGGGCTTCAAGGTGGCTCGTTTTGCACCTGCGGGGCAGAGCACTCAAATGATTGTCGGGGCCACGGCGACTCCGGATCTCGAAATCCTGAAAACGGCGTCAGGTTTGTACAACCAGCAGAAGCTCCGCCGAGTTTACTATTCGGCATACAGCCCGATCCCCCACGCCGACGCCAGGTTGCCGGGGATGAGTCCTCCCCTGGTCCGGGAGCATCGACTCTACCAGGCCGACTGGCTGATGCGGTTCTACGGGTTTGGTTCGTCAGAACTGGTGGCGGAATCAGACGGGAATCTCTCGTTAGAGATCGATCCCAAGCTCGCGTGGGCACTCGCGCACCGGGAAATGTTTCCGATCGACGTGAACCGCGCAGAGCGGGAGATGTTACTGCGCATTCCCGGAATCGGTGCCCGCAACGTGGATCGAATCCTGCGGCTCCGCAGGCACCATGCGATTCGCGTCAGTGATCTGAAGAAGTTACGAGTCGCCTGGAACCGGACCGCTTCGTTCGTACAGACCATCGACCACAATCCGGCACTGAAGCAACTGGATGCGCAGGGACTGAAAGACCGTTTCAAGCCACGGGAGAAGCAGCTACTCCTGTTCGATACCGGGCAATCGGCTTTGGATGGTGAGTTCTAA
- a CDS encoding ligase-associated DNA damage response exonuclease, whose amino-acid sequence MANLISVTDRGLYCEQGDFFIDPWQPVVRAVITHAHGDHARPGSERYLTTSQGRQVLQTRMQPGAPIDTLAYGEELSVNGVKLSLHPAGHILGSAQVRLEFQGQVWVVSGDYKVAPDSTCEPFTPLRCHTFITECTFGLPIYRWRADSVVTDELNQWWRTNRDEGRASMIFAYSLGKAQRVVSCVDPAIGPLFCHGAVQRVNRDYIASGIPLPPTTYAGAAYGRKDWKGALILAPPSANGTPWMRRFGEISTAFASGWMQVRGARRRRAVDRGFVISDHADWPGLLGAIQATGAERVLATHGRTGPMVQWLREAGYDALSLHTEFVGERDDVDIDAVDIDSAGDEETQT is encoded by the coding sequence ATGGCGAACCTGATATCAGTGACCGATCGGGGTCTGTATTGTGAACAGGGCGATTTTTTCATCGACCCCTGGCAGCCCGTCGTGCGTGCAGTCATTACGCACGCGCACGGAGATCATGCTCGACCAGGGAGTGAGCGATACCTGACCACCTCTCAGGGACGCCAGGTCCTCCAAACCCGCATGCAGCCCGGCGCCCCCATCGACACCCTCGCTTATGGCGAAGAGCTCTCTGTGAATGGAGTCAAGCTCTCGCTTCATCCAGCGGGTCATATCCTGGGATCCGCTCAGGTGCGATTGGAATTTCAGGGACAAGTCTGGGTGGTATCGGGCGACTACAAGGTCGCACCCGATTCCACCTGCGAGCCGTTTACTCCCTTACGCTGCCACACGTTTATTACCGAGTGCACGTTTGGACTGCCCATCTATCGCTGGCGGGCAGACAGCGTCGTGACCGACGAATTGAATCAGTGGTGGCGTACGAATCGTGACGAGGGACGTGCTTCGATGATCTTCGCGTATTCGCTCGGGAAAGCACAGCGCGTCGTCTCCTGTGTCGACCCGGCGATCGGCCCCCTCTTCTGCCACGGCGCGGTTCAACGGGTGAACCGCGATTACATCGCCTCCGGAATCCCACTCCCTCCCACCACCTACGCGGGCGCTGCATACGGGCGCAAGGACTGGAAAGGCGCCTTGATTCTCGCCCCACCGTCCGCGAACGGTACCCCCTGGATGAGGCGCTTTGGTGAGATTTCCACCGCGTTCGCCTCTGGCTGGATGCAGGTTCGGGGTGCTCGACGACGACGCGCGGTCGATCGAGGCTTCGTCATCTCGGACCACGCCGACTGGCCCGGACTGCTGGGAGCCATCCAGGCCACAGGTGCCGAACGAGTCCTCGCCACTCACGGCCGCACCGGGCCCATGGTGCAGTGGCTGCGGGAAGCTGGATACGACGCCCTCTCGCTGCACACCGAATTCGTAGGAGAAAGGGACGATGTCGACATTGACGCCGTCGACATCGATAGTGCCGGGGACGAGGAGACCCAGACGTGA
- a CDS encoding ATP-dependent DNA ligase codes for MNEFAQLYRALDETTKTSRKITAMREYFSTCTASDGAWAIYFLSGRRFKRLISTGRLREWCASASQVPDWMFDECYGAVGDLAETMALLMPEESTGSTTSLTDWIENRIRPLSQMSDADCREAMITAWGDLSAYERFVFNKLVTGGFRVGVAQQMVIRALAETSGVDAAVIAHRLMGTWEPVPDFFTWLLAPDSGESDSSKPYPFCLAHPTDGDEATLGNIDDWIVEWKWDGIRGQVIRRGGQSFVWSRGEEPMLERFPELVQPVAALPDGTVLDGEILGWNEGGVLPFSEMQRRIGRKTIGKKLLAEVPVRFVAFDLLEENGQDLRKLPLSERRQRLDAMIAAQPSNSSIMASPLIESDSWEDLRRIRESSRETKVEGLMLKRASSEYGVGRVTGLWWKWKIEPYTCDAVLVYAQRGNGRRASLYTDYTFAAWDGGSLVPFAKAYSGLTDAEIREVDRYIREHTLERFGPVRAVTAELVFELAFEDIQVSKRHKSGIAVRFPRIARWRRDKKPEQADSLETIRGMMRQATSPGG; via the coding sequence GTGAACGAGTTCGCGCAACTCTACCGGGCACTCGACGAGACGACAAAAACCAGCCGCAAGATTACGGCGATGCGAGAATACTTCTCCACCTGCACCGCCAGCGACGGCGCGTGGGCGATCTACTTCCTCAGTGGGCGACGCTTCAAACGCCTGATCTCGACCGGTCGACTGCGCGAGTGGTGTGCCAGCGCAAGCCAGGTCCCCGACTGGATGTTCGATGAATGCTATGGGGCCGTCGGCGATCTGGCAGAAACCATGGCCCTGCTCATGCCGGAAGAGTCTACCGGCTCGACAACCTCACTGACGGACTGGATCGAAAATCGCATTCGCCCCCTCAGCCAGATGTCCGACGCCGACTGCCGCGAAGCCATGATCACAGCCTGGGGGGACCTTTCCGCTTATGAACGGTTTGTCTTCAACAAACTCGTCACTGGAGGCTTTCGCGTTGGGGTCGCACAGCAGATGGTGATTCGTGCGCTGGCCGAAACCAGCGGAGTGGATGCGGCGGTCATCGCACACCGGCTCATGGGAACCTGGGAGCCCGTGCCCGACTTCTTCACATGGTTGCTGGCTCCTGACAGCGGAGAAAGCGATTCCAGTAAGCCCTACCCCTTCTGTCTGGCTCATCCCACCGACGGTGATGAAGCAACCTTGGGGAACATTGACGACTGGATCGTCGAATGGAAGTGGGATGGTATCCGCGGACAGGTAATTCGCCGGGGTGGCCAATCCTTCGTCTGGTCGCGAGGTGAAGAACCGATGCTGGAACGCTTTCCCGAACTGGTTCAGCCCGTCGCGGCGTTACCGGATGGAACAGTCCTGGATGGCGAAATTCTCGGCTGGAACGAGGGGGGAGTCCTGCCGTTCAGCGAGATGCAGCGACGGATTGGTCGTAAGACGATTGGAAAGAAGCTACTGGCCGAGGTTCCCGTCCGGTTTGTCGCCTTTGACCTGCTGGAAGAAAACGGGCAAGACCTCCGGAAGCTCCCACTTTCCGAACGCCGGCAGCGCCTCGACGCAATGATTGCGGCACAGCCATCGAACTCCTCCATCATGGCCTCACCACTCATCGAAAGTGATTCCTGGGAAGATCTGCGTCGTATCAGAGAGTCGAGTCGCGAAACCAAAGTCGAAGGGTTAATGCTCAAGCGAGCCAGTTCCGAGTACGGAGTCGGACGCGTAACGGGACTCTGGTGGAAATGGAAAATTGAGCCCTACACATGTGATGCCGTCCTGGTTTATGCGCAACGCGGTAACGGCCGGCGAGCCAGTCTGTATACCGATTATACCTTTGCCGCCTGGGACGGTGGCTCGCTGGTGCCCTTCGCCAAAGCCTATTCGGGACTGACGGATGCGGAAATTCGCGAAGTCGACCGCTACATCCGCGAACACACGCTTGAAAGGTTCGGTCCCGTTCGAGCGGTCACCGCGGAACTCGTCTTCGAACTGGCCTTTGAAGATATCCAGGTCTCAAAGCGTCACAAATCGGGTATCGCTGTCCGCTTTCCTCGCATCGCACGCTGGCGGCGAGACAAAAAACCTGAGCAGGCCGATTCACTCGAAACCATTCGGGGCATGATGCGACAAGCGACATCACCCGGCGGCTAG
- a CDS encoding class I SAM-dependent methyltransferase, translating into MSLLQKVQNRLTRLAGFGDYSPCSFYSPIPSIQEVRRDVDRIFDRSLRELGGVDLNASGQLALLNELKQFYAEQPFAEEAQPELRYFFNNPFYSYADALFLYSMIRHARPKRIIEVGSGYSSFVMLDTNQQFFDNSIRMTFIDPYPQRLQSRFKEADHRVAEVIPKRVQDVELSRFDQLEANDILFIDSSHVAKVGSDINFILFDILPRLPPGVFIHFHDIHYPFQYPEKWVLNRRWFWNEAYILRSFLQYNSAFKVRIWNHFLGLFHPEKLEEFMPLSMKNIGGSIWLQRV; encoded by the coding sequence ATGAGCTTGCTACAGAAAGTGCAAAACCGGCTTACCCGGCTTGCAGGATTCGGTGATTACTCGCCTTGCTCTTTCTACTCTCCCATCCCCTCAATCCAAGAAGTCCGCCGAGATGTCGATCGCATCTTCGATCGCTCGCTCCGCGAACTTGGGGGTGTCGACCTGAACGCATCAGGACAACTCGCCTTACTCAACGAACTGAAGCAGTTCTATGCCGAACAACCCTTTGCCGAAGAAGCACAACCCGAATTACGATACTTTTTCAATAATCCGTTCTACTCATATGCCGACGCCCTCTTCCTTTACAGCATGATTCGCCATGCCAGGCCGAAGCGAATTATCGAAGTCGGGTCGGGCTACTCCTCGTTCGTAATGCTCGACACCAACCAGCAATTTTTTGATAACTCAATCCGCATGACGTTCATCGATCCCTATCCGCAACGACTGCAGTCGCGGTTTAAAGAGGCGGATCACCGCGTCGCAGAGGTCATCCCCAAGCGGGTACAGGACGTCGAACTGAGCCGGTTTGATCAACTGGAGGCCAATGACATCCTGTTCATCGATTCGTCACATGTGGCCAAAGTGGGCAGTGACATCAATTTCATCCTGTTCGACATCCTTCCTCGCCTTCCGCCGGGGGTCTTCATCCACTTCCATGACATCCACTACCCATTTCAATACCCCGAGAAATGGGTTCTTAATCGACGCTGGTTCTGGAACGAAGCTTACATCCTGCGATCGTTTCTGCAGTACAACTCCGCCTTCAAGGTTCGTATCTGGAACCATTTCCTGGGCCTGTTTCACCCCGAGAAACTCGAGGAATTCATGCCTCTGAGCATGAAAAACATCGGGGGCAGCATCTGGCTGCAACGCGTGTAA
- the fae gene encoding formaldehyde-activating enzyme: protein MPKKKAGKKEAVSKVRASERIVMRTGEALVEAEPAYSAAEPEVVIGELDGPVGYAIANLIGDQTKGHSRVFAILNCDVQVRPVTLMVSKVTVKDTKYTNILMGTVQAGIANGVLDAVRAGDIPKEKANDLGIIISVWLDPSVTEVEVDHNILFETNRQATAKAIHKAMHNEPGIDWLLKNQAKVTHYFHQLGLERKLG, encoded by the coding sequence ATGCCAAAGAAAAAAGCGGGTAAGAAAGAAGCCGTCAGCAAAGTGCGGGCGTCAGAGAGAATCGTCATGCGAACCGGTGAAGCTCTGGTCGAAGCCGAACCAGCCTACTCGGCCGCAGAACCCGAAGTGGTGATCGGCGAACTCGATGGTCCGGTCGGTTATGCGATCGCCAACCTGATCGGCGATCAGACCAAAGGCCATTCCCGCGTGTTTGCCATTCTGAACTGCGATGTTCAGGTGCGACCTGTCACCCTGATGGTCAGCAAGGTCACCGTCAAAGACACCAAGTACACCAACATCCTGATGGGGACGGTCCAGGCGGGCATCGCCAACGGGGTTCTCGACGCGGTCCGGGCCGGCGATATTCCCAAGGAAAAGGCGAACGATCTCGGAATCATCATCTCTGTCTGGCTCGACCCCAGCGTGACGGAAGTCGAAGTGGATCACAACATCCTTTTCGAAACGAATCGGCAGGCGACTGCAAAGGCGATTCACAAAGCCATGCACAACGAACCTGGAATCGACTGGCTGCTGAAGAATCAGGCCAAGGTGACGCACTACTTCCATCAGCTCGGACTGGAACGGAAACTCGGCTGA